The Aspergillus chevalieri M1 DNA, chromosome 5, nearly complete sequence genome includes a region encoding these proteins:
- a CDS encoding uncharacterized protein (COG:L;~EggNog:ENOG410PRFJ;~InterPro:IPR009057,IPR004026,IPR035451,IPR018060;~PFAM:PF00165,PF02805;~go_function: GO:0003677 - DNA binding [Evidence IEA];~go_function: GO:0003700 - DNA-binding transcription factor activity [Evidence IEA];~go_function: GO:0008168 - methyltransferase activity [Evidence IEA];~go_function: GO:0008270 - zinc ion binding [Evidence IEA];~go_function: GO:0043565 - sequence-specific DNA binding [Evidence IEA];~go_process: GO:0006281 - DNA repair [Evidence IEA];~go_process: GO:0006355 - regulation of transcription, DNA-templated [Evidence IEA]) produces the protein MCAHFPTHLEHVNPQKIAAQWRAVANRDASVNSFVYAVRTTGIYCRPSCPARLARRANVDFFNSPTLAEAAGFRPCKRCRPNDQMGDPQVRLVQAACDSIAAAVSSGGKVKLEELAEAANFTPSHFHRVFKKITGVTPGQYAKEQHQQGFNGGESNGNLEHDRVPGAPDEDRFFNELIDWDANA, from the coding sequence ATGTGCGCCCATTTCCCAACACATTTGGAACATGTCAATCCCCAGAAAATAGCAGCACAATGGAGAGCGGTTGCCAATCGAGATGCCTCGGTCAACAGTTTCGTCTATGCAGTCCGCACGACTGGCATTTACTGTCGACCATCATGCCCGGCGCGCTTAGCGCGACGGGCCAACGttgacttcttcaactcTCCAACGCTGGCAGAAGCTGCAGGATTCCGACCCTGCAAGCGTTGTCGCCCCAATGATCAGATGGGAGACCCCCAGGTACGACTTGTTCAAGCTGCTTGTGATTCCATTGCCGCTGCCGTCTCCTCAGGTGGCAAAGTTAAGCTAGAAGAGCTGGCAGAGGCAGCAAATTTCACACCAAGTCACTTCCACCGGGTGTTCAAGAAAATTACCGGAGTTACTCCTGGTCAATATGCCAAAGAGCAACACCAACAGGGTTTCAATGGAGGGGAGTCGAATGGGAACTTGGAGCATGATAGAGTACCTGGGGCACCTGATGAAGATCGCTTTTTCAATGAATTAATCGATTGGGATGCGAATGCCTGA